The Mesorhizobium sp. AR02 region ATGACCGCGCCCGCGGGCTGTCAACTGATCGGCCGCTGGCGGATCATCGAAGCTGACCTGTGGGATCGCGGCTATCTCGACCTCGGCGGACCCGCCACGGTCACCATTGGGGCCGACAACCACGGTGAGATCGCCTTTGGCGCCCTGCTAGCCGGCCTCGATCTCGGGTACGGGCCGTCAATGGTCTTCTTCACATGGGCCGGCTTCGATGAGATGGACGAAGTTACCGGCGACGGCTCCGCAGAATTGCTCGACGACGGCTCGATCGACATCACCTTCGCCTATCAGAACGGCGACGAGGCTATCCTCAAGGCCAAACGTGATCCTTCTTCAACAGCCTGCTAGTGGTGTCTGGTGTTTGCTAGAGGGGCCCGCATGACGAGCGAGGGCGGGAGAGGTGAAGGAGCCGAAACTCTCGCTGTCGACGCGCATTGAGCTTCACTTTGGCGAAATCAGATCGTCCAGGAGTCGAGAGGATAGGCGCCGCTTCCATCATGCACCTCGCGCAAACAGCTGGGCACCCCGTGCCTTCGCGAAAACGACGGGAAAGCTACGGGCGTAGCTGCGCACTTCGGACTCAAGATGATTGAAGATCGCGAATTCCTCCTCGCGATCCGGTGCACTTTGGTCAGTCATCATTGCTTCCTCATTTGAAAATTGACTTGGCAGATCCCCGCGAACGGTTGCGGGCCTAAGGGAGCGTTCGATAGGGCCGATTGCTATCATGTACTCGCTATCATGCCTCCCCTTGAAATGGGCTTGGCGATCGAACCGGATTGGTGCGCCTAAGTCCCGCGCCACGGCGGCAAAAAACAATCCGGAGATTGGGTTGCTGAGCGTCACCGTGGCGTTGATGTGCGTCACGCCGTCGCAAGATCGTCTGTTCAGGGCTGACACGATCAGTCCCTTACCGAGCCCTAGCCCTGTTTTGCGTACCTCAGGATGCACAGCAATCTGCCAAATGGAAAGCGTGGATGGGTCGCTCGGCCGCCGGTAGGCCGACAACCGGCCAACCACCGCCCCGGCACGCTCAGCGAGAACGCAGGTGTCGGCGAAATCACTGCAAAGCAGCAGCTCGCAATACAGCGAGTTGCGGTCTAGTTGCGGGCACTTTGCGATGAGTTCCCATACATCGGCTGCAGCATTCTCCGTCGGCTTTCGGAATGTCACTCGCGCCAACTGGCCGTCGGATCGCGAAAAGAATCTCTGACTATCATGGACCATCCGAATTCCCCGATCGAACACCATCATCGCCTCGCACCCAATCTTCAAAGAGTTAAGCACTCCGGCGCCTCAGATCCTGCGATGCCGAAAGAGCGAGCCGCCCAATGCGCCACATTGCCCTGAAGAGGTGTTTCTCCTGTCCGGGGCGGCTACCGGTCGCTTGACCATCGTTCGCAGCAATCACCGCGGCCTCCGGCAAAGCTCTTTGCTCCCAAGAAACTTTGCTCCGAAACCTGCCCGGAGAATATCATTCGCGGAAATGATAGGGATGAACTTTTTGTAAAATTGTGTTTGAACATGCCCAGTGCTGAATCGATGGCCGGGAGCGGTACCACTGATGAGGCGCACACTGGCACCGAGGACATGAGGCCTCGGGACTGTTTCAGTCGTTTGTAACCGATACTTCAAATAATTTCACAGAACCTTTGCAAATGCAAATCGCTGCCAATGGTACGTTCGCGGCAGGTCTGAGCAATGCACGGCTACAAGACTTATCTAAATTTGCGTTCGCATCGCCGCGCAGCAACATCGAGGTTAACTACCAATGGCACGAAGAGTTATCATCCTGATTGAAGGTCATAGAGGTAATGGTCCTCGATACATCGATGTAGCTCAGCGTCTTGGTCTTCATCCAATTACTCTGTCGGCGGATCCAACTCGGTACGACTATCTTGCGGCAGAAGGAATTGAAGCAATTCGTGTCGATACAGACAATCTCGATGCGCTGATCCGCGAATGTTCCATGCTACGTGCGACCTATGACATTGCTGGCATTACTGGCTTTGCGGGCGTCGATGAGTCGATCTATGCGACGGTTGGCAAGCTGTGCCGGCATTTCGATCTACCGGGACCGAACCCCACATCGATTGAACGATGCGGCGACAAATTCACTCAGCGTCAGCTCCTTGCGGAGGCCGGCGTTCCAATACCTGCTTATCGCCTGGCAGCGAATGCGTGGGAGGTAGAAAGTTCTGCCGCGGAAATCGGCCTGCCGGTGATTGTTAAGCCGGCCATAGGCAGCGGCAGCATCGGTGTCCGATTGTGCCGCAACGCCGAAGAGGTAGCCGAACATACGACCTATCTGTTGGGCGGGAAGCACATATGGCGGTCCTCGCCGAGGATACTGATCGAAGAATTCGCACAAGGCCGCTTCTATTATGCTGACATAATGGGAAATGAGGTATTTGAGATTGTCGCCGGTGAGTTCGGCCCCCCACCGTATTTCGTCTTTCGTGAGTTGGCTTATCCGGCCCCGCTGGCTGACGACGAGCATGAGCGTATCGTCGATCTTTCGCTGAGGTGTTTGCGAGCTCTCGGTCTGGGCTGGGGACCAACCTGCATTGAATTCCGGTGGACAAAACGTGGCCCGGTCGTCATTGAAGTCAATCCGCGGCTTGCCGGCGCGCCCGCACCTCAACTGGCTCATCTGGCTTACGGTGTCGATCTCATCAGCGAACACGTAAAGCTTGCCATCGGCGAGGAATGTAATTTGCGCAGAAAGCATTCGCAAACTGCGGCCGCGCGGTACCTGGTTCCTGATCGCGATGGCACCCTCGACTGGATTGGTGGCGACAGTCAAGCGGCTGCCATACCCGGTGTCGCCGAGGTCAAATTCTATGTTGAGCCCAAGACTCCGATTGTCAGGAAAAGCGACTATCGAGACTTGCTCGGACATATCATCGCTGCTTCACCTAGCCTTGCTCAGACCGAGGCAGTACTTCAGCAAGCGGTCGATTTAATTCATTGGTCGATCATACCTTTCCCGACCCCGCGCGAATAGGAAAAATCTGAGACCACTCATTCTCGCCTTACCAGCGAGACGGCGGATGTTAACGGGTATGGGCAGGTTCAGGAAGTCTTGACCATCGAAAAAATGCCGTGCTTCTGCGACGGTCAGGCGTATTCCGGCGCTGCCGGCGCGACAGCTGCGATGTACTGGGTGTCGCGGGTGCCTTTGCCGATGATATCTCATGCTCTTCGAACAGGCTGATAAGCTCTCTCGCCGGCTTATGATGCGTTCAACCAGCGGCCGATAGTGGTGGTCCTGGATTGCCACAGTGCAATGGACGGTGTGCTCGCTACGGTCGACGTTCGCTCGCCTGCTTCAGGTAGGCCAAGTTCGTGCTGGTGATAGCGATCAGCTCGCGGCCGAGTTGGACGCGATTGGGCTGGCCGCGTGTGAACTGGATCTTGCAGGTGCGCTTTTGGCTGCGCGGCACTGCGCCATGACGAACCGGCGCCACCGACTGATATGAGGTGTCGGCCCCATGACGCGCACAGCACCCCAAAGTAAGCTGCTGTTGCTGGGCTCGTGCGTGAGTACCGAGAGCAAACGCGCGCCCCGCAGGTCAATGCGGCGGTCGAAAAGCAGCTTCTCGACGCCCGATCGGATCGCCATCGCCATTGCGGTGCTTGCCCAGGTCGAAGAAGAAACGCGACAACCCGAGCGGGAATGGGCTCTGCGGCGCGACCAGGCCCGCTGTGAAGCCGGTCGAGCCCGAGAACCGCTGGTGGCGCGCTCACTGGAACGGCTGCGGGACCACGGTTGCGCGCCGCCGAGGCGATCAACAGGATTACGAGCGCTGGCGCTGTGACGAGCCCCTTGTCATAACCGAGACCGATCCCGAAGCGCTGCAAAAGCTGAGGGAAGACTGCCGGCAACTGGCATTCGAATTCGACAACGACGGTGGAAAGGAAGAGCATTCCGCCTCGTGTGTGGGTCAAGTCTCGGTTCGCTTGACAGTCGACAACTGTCGGGTTTGTCGGGCTCACGACGCGGGCGTGTTCGGCCAGGGTCCTGCCATACTCTCATTGAACCTCTTGAATAATATGGCAGCACAATTGTTCTGCGGCTTTTGTCCAGAATTGGCACGAATTTCGCTGCTTCCTCATCGCAAGGCGGCCCGGGTTGCCAACCGACGTGACATCATTCGAGTGACCAAAGGAAGCAATATGTTAGGTCTGCATCAGATCCGCATTCTCCGGGAAGGGGTCTGCAACTCCGCCACCTCCCAAAATACACTCGCTGTCCTCGTCGACCTCAGCAGGAAATCCTCATCGCCGGGTGCGACGCCAAAACCGACCCACCCGCCTGTACCCGAACGCGCAGGACACGGTCCTGCATCTCGCGGCAAAGGAAGGTTCGGTGAAAGATCTCGAATTCGAGGGCAACGCCCCGCGTCAACTGCCGCGTGGGCTTCGATGAAGATCAGGAGGGATGGATGAGCGAGTTAATTGGTCTCTATATTGATCACCAGATGACGTCACCCTTCGAAGTGGCGCAGCATTCGGCGAAGATTAAACCACTTGCGACCGAACTAGGGAGAAGTGGAGTTCTACTGGTCACAACCTGTGTACGAGTTGAGGTTTATGGTGATGAGCCCGCAATCAGAAATATCGAAAGCGCGATATTTTCGCGTTTTTCATACGGATGCATTGAAGGTGCGGCCGCAATTGCTCAACGTCTCGGCGAGATTGCATCCGGCGCTCATTCTCAGATCCTCGGTGAGAGTTACATCGGCCATCAGCTCGTGAAGGCCATCGAATTTGTTGATCCAAAACGTCCGATTTTCCAGATCGCACAGTTGGCAATTGATATAGGTCGTGCCGCACGCGAGCGACGGCGGTTCATTGCGTCGTTCAACTACGATCAGATCGTCCGAGACATCATAGCTGATCGATTTCCGAATGGAGAGCTGCCCGACCGCCTTTACATCATCGGGTCGGGTATGCTGGGTCGTGGGCTCATCAGGAGTGGTGTGGGAGAGCGATTCCGTTCCACGGTAGTCGTAACGCGGAATCCTAAGATCCTTCGCAAACGTCTCCGCCGCACTGACATAAAAGTCGCGCTCATGCGCCCGGCAGAGATTGGGCACGCACGCGAACCGCGCTCGATCGTTGTCATCGCAACCGCCGATGTCAATGACGAATATGAAGCAATTCTTCGGAACGCGCTTCTGCGGTTGGAGCCGCGCACCATTGTGGATCTGTCGTCAATCCCGGTGCTATCGGCCGAATCAGTCAGAAAACTCAACTACGTGAGCATGTACAACGAAGAATTTCTTCGGTTCATCGATCAAAATAATAGGTTGTTGGCTCCGACACTGCCGCTCTTGTGTTCCGACATAGAGGCAACACTCCGAACGGCGCAGATACAGAAGAACACCGATTCGGCAACGGGAGAATAATGGTGCTCACGGCACTGAAAGTATCCGGCGAACAGCCCGCCTCAGGTTGTAGGCTCTGGGAGTGTGGTTTGATGGAGGCGCTAACTCTTGCTGAAGCTGATCACTTGGTTCGCTCGTGGATCTGCACGCGCGGAATAGGAGCAAACTCACGAAATCTTTGCATGATGCGGCAGTTCACGAGAGACCATTTGAAAGTCGGGTCGCCCCATTTGGATACCGATATTCCAAACAGAAGGACCGGACTATTCCAGCGCCGGTCTCAACACCAGGAGACGAGGTAATATGACGACGCCTATTGTAAGATGGCTGAGTCGAAATGACGTTGCAGCGACGAATTTGCCATTCGCCTCAGCACTAGATGTTGTCGAAGCGACGCTTCGTGATCACGGCATTGGCGCCTTCGAGAACCCGACCAAGATCGGGATCCACCCGAGGCACGAAGCATTCATTCACGCAATGGCTGGCTGGCTTCCCAAGCAACGCCGAGGCGGTCTTAAATGGGTTGCCAGTTACTCCAGCAATCGTAAAGTTGGTTTGCCAAACTTTACAGGGCTTTTGATTTTAAACGACCCGGACACGGGCCTACCGGTCTGCGTGATGGATGCTGCTTACCTGACGGCAGTTCGCACAGCGGCGGCGTCGGCTATCACCAGCAAGTATTTGTCGCCGCGTCGCGTGGACAGGATAGCGGTGATCGGTGCTGGTCTTCAAGGCCTCTACCACGTAAAAATTCTGTCGATGATTCACCCCGCTGCAGAATTCCATGTCGTAGATATCGATGAAAATGCTGCGAGCCGGTTGGCTGAAGAGACTTCTTCCAAAGCAACAATAGTTCACGTCAAAGAGGCTGAGGCCGCGATCCGCACCGCTGACGTCGTAGTGACAGCGACAAGTCGATTGGCGGGCGTGGCATTCCAGTTCGCATGGGTCAAGGAAGGCAGCTTGGTTCTGCCCGTCCATGTCCGCGGATGGTCACAGGACATAACGACGGCTTCGGATGTATTGTTGACCGATGACGTTGAGCAATTCAAAAACTACATCACTGCTACAGGCTCTCCTTATCGGGATATTTCCAGGGTTGTAGGATCTGTCAGCGATGTCATCGGTGGACGGCTCGCTGGCAGAATTCACAACACTGATCGCATTGCAGTGTTCAATCTCGGGCTCGCGATACATGATGTCGCAATAGGTTCTGCAATACTCGACATCGCAGAGCAGAACGGCTTAGGGACGATCGTATCCTACTAAAGGATCGTATCCTACTAAAGAATGTCTGGAGAATCGGGTTGAGCCCGTTGAGCCCTTCGAAGGGGCATGACAGCCCATCGTATGACACTGACCTCAGTGATGCTGAGTGGGCGATCCTGGCGCGCCTCTCTTTGACTCCACAATCCGCTGCGGGCGCCCCCCGCAACATGACCTGCATCTGGTCCGGAACGCTGTGCTGTAGAGGGCGTCAGAAGGTGAAGGCGATCCTGGACTTAGTTTGAAAAGAATGGAGAGCTTTTCGACATAATTCAACGGGCACATAGGAGGATTCAATGAGACGTTGGATAAGTGGGATTGTCGCTGCCGCCATTGGCGCGGCGACCTTGTTCGGTCCGGCCTCGGTGCCGGCTCGAGCAGAAGACCCCTCCCTGGTGCTCGACCGCATCCAGGCGAGTGGCAAGCTGAAGTTCCCGGTCATGGTCGCGGAGGAGCCGGGCTACATCAAGGACCCGCGCACCGGTGAATGGAGTGGCCTCTTCGTAGATTGGGGCAAGGATATCGCCGGTCTGCTAGGTGTGCAGATCGAGTACTATGAGACAAGCTGGGGCAACCTCGCTGCGGACTTCCAAGCTGGCAAGATTGACCTCGCGGTGGCACTGAACCCCAACCCCCGTCGCGGCCTCGTCGTCGATTATGTGCCCGGCACTATTGTCGAGGGCATGTGGGCGCTCGTTGCCCGACCTGGCTTCGAGCCGAAGACGTGGCGTGAGATCAACACCAAGGAAACCCGCATCGCCGTGCAGAAGGGCGGTACCATGCAGATCATCGCCGAGTCAGTCATCCCCAATGCCACCATCGTCGTTATCCCCTCGCGCAACCAAGCTGTCCTGGAGCTTCAGTCGGGCAAGGTCGACGCCATAATCGTCGCCGACCAGGACGCCGCCTTCCTCGATGCCAAGGGCATCGGCAAGGCCGTGGTACCTATGCCGGTGCTGCGCAATCCCTCAACCATCGGCATCCGCCGTGAGCCAGGCAATGCCGGGTTTGCCAACTTTCTGGCGAACTGGATGTCACAGCAGAATTCTTTGAGTCTCGCCTGCTCGCGCATCTCCCGTTACATGCTCGAGCGCGGCATTGACATGAAGGTGGTTCCCCAGTCCGACAAGGACTGCTGACCGCCATGCGCACGACCCGTCTCTTCTCCGTCATCGACAGCCATACCGCAGGGCACCCGACTCGCACGGTAATCTCGGGCATCCCTCTGTTGCGCGGACAGAGTGTGCTCGCCCAGCGGGCCGATTTCCGCGCGGTCCATGATGGGTTGAGGGGACTGCTGCTTCACGAACCTCGCGGGCATGCCGCCATGGTGGCAGCGGTGCCCGTGCCCTCCCGCGAGGCGGATCAAGGGTTGTTCTTCATCTCCTCCTACGTCTACCTCGACATGTGCGGCCATGCCACTATCGGCTACATCGCCAGCTTGGCCGCCACCGGGGCACTGCCGCAGGGCTTTGAGCAAAACGGTATGTCCGTCGAGACCCCGGCGGGTATCGTCCATGTGACCGGTACCTTCGAGGCGGGGCGGCTGACCTCAGTGGTGCTACGCAACGTGCCATCCTATCTCGCCTGCGCCGATGTAGCCGTCGAGGTCGAGGGCCTCGGCACGGTGACCTGCGATATCGCTCATGGCGGCATAATGTATGCCCTGGTCGATGCGAGCCAGATCGATCTTCCCTTTGACATCGACCACGCCAGCCGCTGGTCCCGGGCGGGCATGACCATCAAGGAGGAGCTCAACGCTGCAAGCAGTTACCAGGTAGGCAGTGTGCTATTCCATCGCGCCATCGAGGGTGGCGCCCGCCATCTGGTGATTTTAGCAGGCAACAAGTTCGACCGTTCGCCCTGCGGCACCGGTACCTCCGCACGGCTGGCCCAGCTTCACGCTCGTGGGGAGTTGGCGATTGGCGCCTCTTACCGGGCCGAAAATATCCTTGGGGTGCCATTCATGGCCAAGGTCGCGGAGGTGGCTCAAGGCAAGGACGGCCAACCCGCCGTTATCCCAGAAGTGCGCGGCATGGCGCATATCAGTGCATTTTCCACCCTCGTGCTGGAAGCGGATGATCCGCTGCCCGCCGGTTTCCTTCCCAGCTAACGGAGCGTGTTGTGAAATTCGACCCTTCCGTCGTCTTGGAGAATTGGGACATTCTAGCGTGGGGTCTCCTCGTCACGCTGAAATACACGGTTTATACCTGCGCTATCGGTCTCTCGATCGGTCTCTTTGTGGCGCAGCTCCAGCTCACTCCCTGGCGACTATTGCGCTGGGCCGGCCGAATATGGGTGGAGTTCTTCCGCAACATCCCGCTGCTTGTGCTACTCATGTGGATCTATTATGCCCTGCCAATCTTCTTTCAGATCCAGATCGGCAAGGAAACAGCGGGCATCCTCGGTCTCGGGTTCTATGCCAGCGGCTTCTATGCCGAGATCCTCCGAGCGGGGGTCCAATCCATCGACCGTGGTCAGACCGACGCCGCCGTTGCGCTGGGCATGGGGTACGTCCCGCGCATGAAGCGGATCATCTTGCCGCAGGCTCTCCGCCGCATGGTGCCGCCACTGGTAGGCCAAACCATCATGCAGTTAAAAAACACGACGCTCCTCTCGGTTCTGACCATCCCCGATCTGCTTTATCAGGCTGGCCACATCGCCAGTTTCACCTACCGGCCAATGGAGGTCTACACCGTCATCGCCACCATCTTCATTGTCATCCTGTTTCCCCTCAGCGCTCTATCGCGCCGGTTCGAGCGCAAGGAGGCCGCGGAATGACGGCAACATCTACCGAAGTCGTTCTGAGCGTACGCGGCATCCAGAAGTCCTTCGGGACGCACAATGTTATACGCGGCATCGATCTTGACGTCCGCCGCGGTGAGGTGGTCTGCCTGATCGGCTCCAGCGGCTCGGGCAAAACCTCGCTGCTGCGCTGCATGAACTTATTGTTGGAGCCCGACCAGGGCGAGATCGTTATCGAAGGCGCGCCTCTTTTTCGCCGCACCGAGTCCGAGTGGCTTAAGCTCTCCAGCAGGCAGGTGAGCGCCGTGCGCCTCAAGACCGGCATGGTGTTCCAGAACTTCAACCTGTTCCCCCACCGCACCGCACTGGAAAACATCATCGAAGCCCCGCGGGTGGTGAAGAAAGTGCCGCGCGCCCGAGCCGAGGCGCGGGCTCGCGAGCTCCTCACCCGCATGGGACTCCCCGACGCCGGACATAAATACCCGTCACAGCTGTCGGGCGGCCAGCAGCAGCGGATCGCGATCGCTCGTGCGCTTGCGATGCAACCCACCATCATGCTGTTCGATGAGCCAACCTCGGCGCTCGACCCCGAATTGGTGGGGGAAGTGCTTGCCGCCATCAGGCAGCTTGCCGCCGAAGGCATGACCATGGTTATCGTCACTCACGAGATCGGCTTCGCCTATCAATTGGCCGATAGGGTGGTCTTCCTGGACAAAGGCGTTGTCGCCGCCAGCGCCGCTCCGCATGAACTCCTGCTGTCGGGCGCAAACCCGAGACTCGCGGCCTTCGTCGGCCGCTTCACTGAACAAGCCCGCCTTCTGAGCGCTCTGGCGCCTACGGCTTGCGCACCTTCAACACATCTCCCAACAAAGGATAATAGACCATGGCCGATGTAAACTGGGGCGGTATTTTTCCCGTTCTCGTCACTCCCTTCGGAACTGATGGCTCCGTCAATGAGACCCGATACAAGGCGCTTATCGACGACGCCATTGCCAATGGTGCGCGGGGCGTCGTAGCGGCTGGCAGCACCGGGGAATTCTATGCTCTCACCAGGGCCGAGCGCACACGCCTCTACAAGATGGCGGTTGACCATGTGGCCGGCCGGCTGCCCGTGCTGGCGGGCGTCTCCGACCTGCGTGTCGTGGATGTGCTGGAGGCATGTCAGTCGGCCGCGGCGGCGGGCTGCGCTGGCGGCATGATCCTGCCACCCATCTACGCTATGCCGAGCCCGCGTGAGATCGTGGCCTTCTTCGAGCACATCTCCCGCAACACGTCGCTGCCGCTGATGCTCTACAACAGCCCGCGCCGCGCAGGCATCGACATCACTCCGGCGTTGATGGAGCAACTCTCCGCCCTGCCAACTGTGGTCGCCATCAAGGACAGCTCCGGCGTCATTACTCAGGTGAGTGAGCTTGTGCAGCGCGTGGGTGACAAACTCCGCGTCTTCGTCGGCTACGAAACAATGATCGTGCCCGCCCGCGCCGTTGGTGTTCATGGGGTCGTCGCCATGGCGCACCAGATCGCCGGACCGTTGATCCGCGACTACTGGGACAAGGCGCTCACAGGCGACAAGGCACTGCATGACCTCGGCCGCGACGTCTTCGCCTTCTACCGTTGCTTCCAGTCCGGGGCCTATTACGCGGCCATCAAAGAAACAATGAGCCAGCTTGGCCGCGACGCTGGTGGCCCGCGCCTACCGCTGTTGCCGCTGGCAGACGAACAGAAAGCCGCGATCGTCAAGATTATCGCCGACGCCGGGCTCGCCCGTTGGGCTCAGGTCTGAGGGGGCACCTCGCCGATCAGCTGCAAGCGCTATCGTCCCACCGCAGAGCATCGCCCAGGCGGTTTGACTCTACCTTCGGTTTTGATGCTAATGGAACGCGGCATTGTCGTGTCCTACGAAACGATCCGCCATTGGCAAAGAAATTCGGCCCGGACTGAGCCTGGCAGCGGATATGATGCCAAGCTTCGTCCCGGCGGAGCGCAAAGCCGTGGCTGGGGTGAAATCAGCGACGCCTTTTCGCGTTCTTATCCAGACAAAGTGTCGTCGCGTCATTGACTGGTCGAACCGCCGTCGCTGATGAGAGCAGTCTTGGTCGCCTGACCCGTGCCACACTGCCGCCCAGTCAAAGCGTAGCAACAGATCCTTCATATAAATTTACAAAGTCTTTACGACTGGAAATCGCGCACAGTGGTACATTGATCGCCAAGTCGGTGGTCAGTGATAGCGATTGCGCCTGGCCAGCCGCGAGCACGGTTGGAGTAACGATCATGGCAAGAAGAGTTCTCATCCTGATTGAAGGCAATGACAACGGTACTGGTCTACTATACATCAAAGCGGCGCAGCATCTTGGCCTTCATCCAATTACGTTATCGGCCGATCCTGGTCAGTACGACTATCTTGCGACGGAAGGGATTGAGGCAATCCGTGTCGATACAGACAATCTCGATGCGCTGATCCGCGAATGTTCCCGACTGCTTGCGGCCTACGACATTGGTGGCATTACCAGCGCCAAGGAGGCGGTCTATGCGACACTTGGCAAGCTCTGCCGGCATTTCGATTTACCGGGACCGAACTCTGCATCGATAGAACAATGCTGCGATAAATTCACTCAACGTGAGCTCCTCGCGGAGGCCGGCATTCCATCACCTGCTTATCGCCTGGCAGCGAATGCGAAGGAAGTAGAAGGCGCTGCTGCGGAAATCGGGCTGCCGGTAGTTGTTAAGCCAGCCGTAGGCAACGGCAGCTACGGTGTCCGATTGTGCCGCAGCGTCGATGAGTTAGCCGAACATACGACCTATCTGTTGGGCGGGAAGCACATATGGCGGTCGCAGCCGAGGATACTCGTCGAAGAATTCGTACAAGGCCCCTATTATTGCGCTGCAATAATGGGAAATGAGGTATTTGAAATTATCGCCGCTGAGTTCGGTCCTCCACCGCATTTCGTCTTTCGTGAGGTGACTTATCCGGCCGTGCTGACCGAGGACGAGTATGAGCGTATCGCCGTTATTTCGCTGAACTGTTTGCGAGCTCTCGATCTGGGCTGGGGACCGACGAACATTGAATTCCGGTGGACAAAGCGTGGCCCAGTCGTCATTGAAGTCAATCCGCGACTTGGTGGCACGCCCGGACCTCAACTGGCTCAGCTGGCATATGGTGTCGATCTCATCAAGGAACACATCAAACTTGTCATCGGCGATGAATGGGATTTGCGCAAAAGGCATTCGCGGGTGGCCGCTGCGCGACACTTGGTTCCCGATCGCGATGGCACCCTCGATTGGATCGATGGCGAAGATCAGGCTGCTGCTGTACCTGGCGTCGCCGAGGTCAAATTGAATATCAAAGCCAAGACGCTGATCGACAGGAAAGGCGATTACCGAGACTGGATCGGACATATCATCGCCGCTTCACCCAACCATGCTGAGACCCAGGAGATACTTCAG contains the following coding sequences:
- a CDS encoding amino acid ABC transporter ATP-binding protein, which encodes MTATSTEVVLSVRGIQKSFGTHNVIRGIDLDVRRGEVVCLIGSSGSGKTSLLRCMNLLLEPDQGEIVIEGAPLFRRTESEWLKLSSRQVSAVRLKTGMVFQNFNLFPHRTALENIIEAPRVVKKVPRARAEARARELLTRMGLPDAGHKYPSQLSGGQQQRIAIARALAMQPTIMLFDEPTSALDPELVGEVLAAIRQLAAEGMTMVIVTHEIGFAYQLADRVVFLDKGVVAASAAPHELLLSGANPRLAAFVGRFTEQARLLSALAPTACAPSTHLPTKDNRPWPM
- the ectA gene encoding diaminobutyrate acetyltransferase, encoding MMVFDRGIRMVHDSQRFFSRSDGQLARVTFRKPTENAAADVWELIAKCPQLDRNSLYCELLLCSDFADTCVLAERAGAVVGRLSAYRRPSDPSTLSIWQIAVHPEVRKTGLGLGKGLIVSALNRRSCDGVTHINATVTLSNPISGLFFAAVARDLGAPIRFDRQAHFKGRHDSEYMIAIGPIERSLRPATVRGDLPSQFSNEEAMMTDQSAPDREEEFAIFNHLESEVRSYARSFPVVFAKARGAQLFARGA
- a CDS encoding ornithine cyclodeaminase family protein, with amino-acid sequence MTTPIVRWLSRNDVAATNLPFASALDVVEATLRDHGIGAFENPTKIGIHPRHEAFIHAMAGWLPKQRRGGLKWVASYSSNRKVGLPNFTGLLILNDPDTGLPVCVMDAAYLTAVRTAAASAITSKYLSPRRVDRIAVIGAGLQGLYHVKILSMIHPAAEFHVVDIDENAASRLAEETSSKATIVHVKEAEAAIRTADVVVTATSRLAGVAFQFAWVKEGSLVLPVHVRGWSQDITTASDVLLTDDVEQFKNYITATGSPYRDISRVVGSVSDVIGGRLAGRIHNTDRIAVFNLGLAIHDVAIGSAILDIAEQNGLGTIVSY
- a CDS encoding amino acid ABC transporter permease — translated: MKFDPSVVLENWDILAWGLLVTLKYTVYTCAIGLSIGLFVAQLQLTPWRLLRWAGRIWVEFFRNIPLLVLLMWIYYALPIFFQIQIGKETAGILGLGFYASGFYAEILRAGVQSIDRGQTDAAVALGMGYVPRMKRIILPQALRRMVPPLVGQTIMQLKNTTLLSVLTIPDLLYQAGHIASFTYRPMEVYTVIATIFIVILFPLSALSRRFERKEAAE
- a CDS encoding dihydrodipicolinate synthase family protein, with the protein product MADVNWGGIFPVLVTPFGTDGSVNETRYKALIDDAIANGARGVVAAGSTGEFYALTRAERTRLYKMAVDHVAGRLPVLAGVSDLRVVDVLEACQSAAAAGCAGGMILPPIYAMPSPREIVAFFEHISRNTSLPLMLYNSPRRAGIDITPALMEQLSALPTVVAIKDSSGVITQVSELVQRVGDKLRVFVGYETMIVPARAVGVHGVVAMAHQIAGPLIRDYWDKALTGDKALHDLGRDVFAFYRCFQSGAYYAAIKETMSQLGRDAGGPRLPLLPLADEQKAAIVKIIADAGLARWAQV
- a CDS encoding transporter substrate-binding domain-containing protein, with protein sequence MRRWISGIVAAAIGAATLFGPASVPARAEDPSLVLDRIQASGKLKFPVMVAEEPGYIKDPRTGEWSGLFVDWGKDIAGLLGVQIEYYETSWGNLAADFQAGKIDLAVALNPNPRRGLVVDYVPGTIVEGMWALVARPGFEPKTWREINTKETRIAVQKGGTMQIIAESVIPNATIVVIPSRNQAVLELQSGKVDAIIVADQDAAFLDAKGIGKAVVPMPVLRNPSTIGIRREPGNAGFANFLANWMSQQNSLSLACSRISRYMLERGIDMKVVPQSDKDC
- a CDS encoding proline racemase family protein, which translates into the protein MRTTRLFSVIDSHTAGHPTRTVISGIPLLRGQSVLAQRADFRAVHDGLRGLLLHEPRGHAAMVAAVPVPSREADQGLFFISSYVYLDMCGHATIGYIASLAATGALPQGFEQNGMSVETPAGIVHVTGTFEAGRLTSVVLRNVPSYLACADVAVEVEGLGTVTCDIAHGGIMYALVDASQIDLPFDIDHASRWSRAGMTIKEELNAASSYQVGSVLFHRAIEGGARHLVILAGNKFDRSPCGTGTSARLAQLHARGELAIGASYRAENILGVPFMAKVAEVAQGKDGQPAVIPEVRGMAHISAFSTLVLEADDPLPAGFLPS
- a CDS encoding ATP-grasp domain-containing protein, encoding MARRVIILIEGHRGNGPRYIDVAQRLGLHPITLSADPTRYDYLAAEGIEAIRVDTDNLDALIRECSMLRATYDIAGITGFAGVDESIYATVGKLCRHFDLPGPNPTSIERCGDKFTQRQLLAEAGVPIPAYRLAANAWEVESSAAEIGLPVIVKPAIGSGSIGVRLCRNAEEVAEHTTYLLGGKHIWRSSPRILIEEFAQGRFYYADIMGNEVFEIVAGEFGPPPYFVFRELAYPAPLADDEHERIVDLSLRCLRALGLGWGPTCIEFRWTKRGPVVIEVNPRLAGAPAPQLAHLAYGVDLISEHVKLAIGEECNLRRKHSQTAAARYLVPDRDGTLDWIGGDSQAAAIPGVAEVKFYVEPKTPIVRKSDYRDLLGHIIAASPSLAQTEAVLQQAVDLIHWSIIPFPTPRE